The genomic stretch GCGCGGGCGCTCAAAGAGGCAAGCTCCCAGGGGGGCAACACCGTCGTAGCTGCGGGCGGCATAAGGGACGTGGGGTATTTTCGGCCGCAATGAAGGCGTCCTGGTTTGGCAAGGCTCTTCTTAACCTTCTTTTCCCCCTGCGGGGTTGTCCGCTTTGCGGTTCGCGGGAGGCGGCAGGGTTGTGCAGCCGCTGCCGGTGCTTTGTAGCGGCGGCCGCGGCGGAGCCCTTTTGCCCCATCTGCGGTCGCTTTTTCCGGGGCCCCGGGACGGGGGTATGCCGGGAGTGTGCCTCCCGGGAGTGGCCGTTCGTTTTTTGTCGCGCGGCGCTCCCCTACGAGGGAGCACTACGGAAGGCTGTACACCGTCTAAAGTTCGGCGGCCGCCGGGCCGCCGTTGATTACATAGGGGACTTGCTGGCGGGGGTCTGGGAGCGGGAGCCGCAGTACCGGCAGGGAGAGATCTTGGTGCCGGTGCCGTTAAGTCCGGAGCGGCTGGGGGAACGCGGCTTTAACCAGGCAGCACTGCTCGCGGCGGCGCTTGGCGAAAAGTGTGGTGTCAGGTACTTGCCGGTGCTGGCAAAAGATGCCGGAGCGCCACCACAGGCGCAACTCGGCAGGAGCGCCCGCCACGTAAACGTGACCGGGGTCTTCAGCGTTGTCGACCGGAGGGCAATCAGCGGGAAAACGGTCGTAGTAGTGGACGACGTTTTAACCACAGGCAGCACTATGGCGGCGGTTGCTAGCGCACTGCTCGA from Thermodesulfitimonas autotrophica encodes the following:
- a CDS encoding ComF family protein; this translates as MCSRCRCFVAAAAAEPFCPICGRFFRGPGTGVCRECASREWPFVFCRAALPYEGALRKAVHRLKFGGRRAAVDYIGDLLAGVWEREPQYRQGEILVPVPLSPERLGERGFNQAALLAAALGEKCGVRYLPVLAKDAGAPPQAQLGRSARHVNVTGVFSVVDRRAISGKTVVVVDDVLTTGSTMAAVASALLEGGARQVFGLVLGAGRTFPRNAR